The Coleofasciculus sp. FACHB-T130 genome includes a region encoding these proteins:
- a CDS encoding HD domain-containing protein, whose amino-acid sequence MQASSRNSRQHAGSKADDQRTPFQIDRDRLLYSTYFRRLSQVTQVASASEGSIFHNRLTHSLKAAQIARRLAEKLIKDTSNSNPGLIDQCGGLDPDVVESAALAHDLGHPPFGHVAEKELDKLSKD is encoded by the coding sequence ATGCAGGCTTCTTCCAGAAATTCTCGTCAGCACGCCGGAAGTAAAGCAGACGATCAAAGAACACCATTTCAAATAGATCGAGATCGTCTGCTTTACTCCACTTATTTCCGTAGGCTATCGCAAGTTACTCAAGTTGCCAGCGCTAGCGAAGGAAGTATTTTCCATAATCGTCTAACCCATTCACTGAAAGCTGCACAAATTGCGAGACGACTTGCTGAAAAACTGATTAAAGATACATCTAATTCAAATCCAGGCTTAATAGATCAGTGTGGTGGCTTAGACCCTGACGTGGTCGAATCTGCCGCGCTAGCACACGATCTGGGGCACCCGCCTTTTGGTCATGTTGCCGAAAAAGAACTTGACAAACTCAGTAAAGAT